The DNA region TTGTAGCGGCGGTGGAAGAACCCGGCGATCTGGTCGCGGGTGAGCGCCCGGATGGTCTCCTGGGTGCCGAGGATCGGGCGCCCGAGCGGTCCGGTGCCGAAGATCACCTTGGCGAAGAGGTCGTGGACGACGTCACCCGGGTCGTCCTCGGCCATCGCCATCTCCTCCAGGATGACGCCGCGCTCGGCCTCGACGTCCTCCGGGCGGATCAGCGAGCCGGTGAGCATGTCGCAGACCACGTCGATGGCCAGCGGGAGGTCGGTGTCGAGCACCCGCGCGTAGTAGCAGGTGTTCTCCTTGGCGGTGAAGGCGTTCATCTCACCGCCGACCGCGTCCAGGGCGGCCGAGATGTCCAGCGCGCTGCGCCGCTCGGTGCCCTTGAAGAGCAGGTGCTCCAGGTAGTGGGTGGCCCCGTTGAGCTGCGGGGTCTCGTCCCGCGAGCCGACACCGACCCAGATGCCGAAGGTCGCGGAGCGGACCGTCGGCAGGGTCTCGGTGACGACACGCAGGCCGCCGGGGAGGACGGTGCGGCGCACCGTGCCGGCGCCGTCCGCGCCCTTGAGCAGGGTCCGGGTCGTGCCGGGGCGCTGCTTCGCCGCCGAGGCCTGGGCCACGGGGGTACCTCCGTAGAAAGCAATCCGTAGGGAGCATGGGGGGAGAACGGGGTGCGGCCCGCACGCCGACGGGGGCGTGCGGGCCGCTGGAGTCAGCTAGCGGCGCTTCACTCGGAAGCGGCCTCGCCGGCCTCTTCGCCCTCGACGACCGGGATCAGCGAGAGCTTGCCGCGCGGGTCGATCTCGGCGATCTCGACCTGCACCTTGGCGCCGACGCCGAGGACGTCCTCGACGTTCTCGACGCGCTTGCCGCCGGCGAGCTTGCGGATCTGCGAGATGTGCAGCAGACCGTCCTTGCCCGGCATGAGCGAGACGAAGGCACCGAAGGTCGTGGTCTTCACCACGGTGCCCAGGTAGCGCTCGCCGACCTCCGGCATGGTCGGGTTGGCGATCTGGTTGATCGTGGTGCGGGCGGCCTCGGCGGCCGGACCGTCGGCGGCACCGATGTAGATGGTGCCGTCGTCCTCGATCGTGATCTCGGCGCCGGTGTCCTCCTGGATCTGGTTGATCATCTTGCCCTTGGGGCCGATGACCTCACCGATCTTGTCCACCGGGATCTTGATGGTGATGATGCGCGGCGCGTTCGGGGACATCTCGTCCGGGGAGTCGATGGCCTCGTTCATCACGTCGAGGATGTGCAGGCGGGCGTCGCGGGCCTGCTTCAGCGCGGCGGAGAGCACCGACGCCGGGATGCCGTTGAGCTTGGTGTCCAGCTGCAGCGCGGTGATGAAGTTGCGGGTACCGGCGACCTTGAAGTCCATGTCGCCGTACGCGTCCTCGGCACCGAGGATGTCGGTGAGGGTCACGTAGTGGGTCTCACCGTCGATCTCCTGCGAGATCAGGCCCATGGCGATACCGGCGACGGCGGCCTTCAGCGGCACACCGGCGTTCAGCAGCGACATGGTGGAGGCGCAGACCGAGCCCATCGAGGTGGAGCCGTTGGAGCTGAGCGCCTCGGAGACCTGGCGGATGGCGTACGGGAACTCCTCGCGGGTCGGCAGCACCGGGAGGATCGCCCGCTCGGCGAGCGCGCCGTGGCCGATCTCGCGACGCTTCGGCGAACCGACGCGGCCGGTCTCGCCGACCGAGTACGGCGGGAAGTTGTAGTTGTGCATGTAGCGGCGACGCGTCTCCGGGGAGAGCGTGTCGAGCTGCTGCTCCATGCGGAGCATGTTCAGCGTGGTGACACCCAGGATCTGGGTCTCGCCGCGCTCGAACAGGGCCGAGCCGTGCACCCGCGGGATGGCCTCGACCTCGGCGGCCAGGGTGCGGATGTCGGTGACACCGCGGCCGTCGATGCGGACCTTGTCCTTGATGACGCGCTCGCGGACGATCTTCTTGGTCAGCGCGTTGTAGGCGGCGCTGATCTCCTTCTCGCGGCCCTCGAACTCGGGCAGCAGCTTCTCGGCGGCCAGCGCCTTGACGCGGTCCAGCTCGTTGTTGCGCTCCTGCTTGCCCGCGATGGTGAGGGCCTGCGCCAGCTCGTCCTTGACGGCGGCGGACAGCGCGGCGAGCACGTCGTCCTGGTAGTCCAGGAAGACCGGGAACTCGCCGGTCGGCTTGGCGGCCTGGGCGGCCAGCTGGGCCTGGGCGGCGCAGAGCACCTTGATGAACGGCTTGGCGGCGTCCAGACCGGCGGCGACGATCTCCTCGGTCGGCGCCTCGGCGCCGCCCTCGACCAGCTTGATGGTCTTCACGGTGGCCTCGGCCTCGACCATCATGATCGCGACGTCGCCGTCCGGGAGGACGCGACCGGCGACGACCATGTCGAAGACGGCCGACTCCAGCTCGCTGTGGGTCGGGAAGGCCACCCACTGGCCGTCGAT from Kitasatospora sp. NBC_00458 includes:
- a CDS encoding polyribonucleotide nucleotidyltransferase, which encodes MEENVFYAEAVIDNGSFGTRTIRFETGRLARQAAGSAVAYLDDDTMVLSATSASKQPKEHFDFFPLTVDVEERMYAAGRIPGSFFRREGRPSEDAILTCRLIDRPLRPSFVKGLRNEIQVVVTVMALNPDHLYDVVAINAASASTQLAGLPFSGPIGGVRVALIDGQWVAFPTHSELESAVFDMVVAGRVLPDGDVAIMMVEAEATVKTIKLVEGGAEAPTEEIVAAGLDAAKPFIKVLCAAQAQLAAQAAKPTGEFPVFLDYQDDVLAALSAAVKDELAQALTIAGKQERNNELDRVKALAAEKLLPEFEGREKEISAAYNALTKKIVRERVIKDKVRIDGRGVTDIRTLAAEVEAIPRVHGSALFERGETQILGVTTLNMLRMEQQLDTLSPETRRRYMHNYNFPPYSVGETGRVGSPKRREIGHGALAERAILPVLPTREEFPYAIRQVSEALSSNGSTSMGSVCASTMSLLNAGVPLKAAVAGIAMGLISQEIDGETHYVTLTDILGAEDAYGDMDFKVAGTRNFITALQLDTKLNGIPASVLSAALKQARDARLHILDVMNEAIDSPDEMSPNAPRIITIKIPVDKIGEVIGPKGKMINQIQEDTGAEITIEDDGTIYIGAADGPAAEAARTTINQIANPTMPEVGERYLGTVVKTTTFGAFVSLMPGKDGLLHISQIRKLAGGKRVENVEDVLGVGAKVQVEIAEIDPRGKLSLIPVVEGEEAGEAASE